The genomic DNA CGGGATTTGCCGACGGCCATTCGCATATTTTCAAGGTTCCGGAGGGGATGACCCTGGATGAGGTCCAGGACCTCGTCCTGAGTTACGGTTTCACGTCGGTGAACGAGATGTCCAGCGTGGGCCATCTCGAGCAGCTGATGCAAGCCGAAGCCGACGATCAACTGCGGCTGCGGATCAACGTTTTTGTCAGCTACAACAATTCCTACCTGGATGAAAATGGAAACATGACCCTCGTGAAATATTGGTATCCCGAGCATGGACCTATCCTCGACTCGGATCGTATGCTGCGCGTCCCGGGAATCAAGATATTCGTAGACGGTGCAGGAACACCGGGGCGCGGCTGTCCGGCCATGCGTGAGCCCTATTCCGAACTTTCAACTTCAGCGGACTGGTTTCGACAAACATGCGGCAGCGAGTACGGTGACCTGTATTGGACGCAGGAGGATCTCAATAAGGTTGTCGCTGATGCACAGGAGGCAGGATATCGGGTTTCGTTTCACGCCATGGGGGATTTGGGGATTGAAACCGCGCTCGATGCCATCGCCTTCGCTTTGGATGGCCAATCAAACTTGTTGATCCGTCATCAAATCCAACACAGCAGTTACTTGATGCCGGATTTGATGGAACGCTATGTAGCAGAAGATATCCTCTCTTCCGTACGCGGCTACTTCAACACCTGCGACCAGGATACGTACGAGAACCATGTGGCCGCCAATCGCTACGATCTGCCCGGTTTGGGTATACACGCATTTTTGGAGACGGACGCTCGCTGGGTCCATGATGTGAATGACCCCACCTGGTCATCCACACTCAATGCGATGGTGCAGCTTTACGGTCTGGTCACCCATCAGCAATTGCGTGCGGACGGGACGGCTTGCACGCCGGATCCCTGGATCGCCGAGCACGTCATCAGTGTCGATCAGGCTTTGAAGATGATGACCTATGAGCCAATCTTTGCAGTTTCCCAGGAAGATGTCCTGGGAACGCTGAGCCCCGGTAAGTATGCGGACCTGGTCATTCTCTCCGCTGATCCCCATCTCGTCGATCCGGATGATCTGAAAGACATCGAAGTCTGGATGACGATGGTGGCCGGACAGGTACAATATTGCAAGCCCGGGCGCGACAATCTCTGTCCCGATCTCGGAAGTTCGGGCTTGCCGGCGAGCGAACCTGAAGGATCTTCGACTGAAAGCCCACTCGAGCCGGTGATCATCAGGCTGTTCAAGGAAGAAGAGCATCTGCCGGCCGGCACGCCGATCGCATTGACCATCGGCTGGGTAAGTGATACCAAAGCGCAGACGGAAGATTTCTTGGCTTCAGTCAGCATGGCGGGCACCCTGGACGGGGAGCCGCTGACAGGCCTGGACGACTATTGGGGGGAAATTGGAATATTCGAAGGCAGTTATGGAGTCGAGAACGAGGATTACATCTCGAATTGGCTGTACCCCTTGGGTGTTCTCGATCCGGGCACGCATGTTGTCGAAATCACAGGAACTGCGGCATGGCCAGTCACGGATGGCGCCGATTTGAATGAAGATGGAATCCTGGATGAATACTCAGGCGAATTCTGGCACTTCACCGTAAAGATAGTCGTTGGAGAGTGAGGAAGGTTTGTGCTTAATCGTGGCAAGGATCGTCCCGGTATTAGATCTACGAAGTAAATACTACCTTCAAGGCGACAAATATGAGTGACAACCACAACAAGATCAATTCGATCGTGCGGCGGGAGCGAGCGGAGGAGTATCTGTTCTTCTCGCTCGTCGCCTTCGCCGGTACGGTGATTTTCACCCGGGCCTTCCTCCACCTGACCGGGTTTCCGCAGCTTGGCAACGACATCCTGCACATCGCCCACGCGCTATGGGGTGGATTGTTTTTGTTCGTCGCTGTGCTGCTTCCGCTGACCATGGCCAATCGCTGGGCGTTGCAAACCAGTGCGATCCTGAGTGGAATCGGTATCGGCCTTTTCATCGACGAGGTCGGGAAATTCATCACCCAGAACAACGATTACTTCTACCCGCCGGCCGCATCGTTGATCTATGGCTTTTTCCTGCTTTGCGTCTTCGTGTTTGTGCTCTTTCGCCGATCGCATCACGCCGACCCGCGGCAAGCCATGTACAACGTGTTGGATGGTTTTCAGGATATTCTGGACGGCGACCTGGATGAGGCGGAAGCGGATCGCATCGAAGGTCAGGCGCGGCCGAGCCTCTTGAAACGGATCGTCCGCTGGACGGATTCGATCGGCCAGCGCTTGGGTCGCCGCGTGCACCGCACGATCGTGGCGTCGGTATTGATTCTGTGGCTGCTGGCCGTGATCGGCTACATCGTGGTGCTGGTGCACAGCGGAACGAACCTGAATCCGCAGGTGCTGCGTTGGCGCGACGCACTGATCGGCATTCAAAGCGCGGTAGGTGTCCTCATGTTGATCGCCGTCATCGCCTGGTTTTCCCGCAATGAAGAAACCGGTCTGCGGTTTGCCATTTTAGGTTTTCTGTTGTCTCTCGTAGCCTTGCAGATGTACTACTTTTACATCAGCCAGTTTTCCGCAACCGTCACCACGCTGGTTCAATTTGGGTTCCTGCAGACGCTGACGACGTACCGGCGTTGGTATTTTTAGGCTCCAAATAGAAAGGCAGATACTTTCTCATGGAAACGGTATTTAGGATTATCTTCTTCACACTTTTTATTGCCTTGTTGGCCATACGCGGCTATTTCGGCTGGAAAGCCCGGCAGGCAGGGCATTGTAGTTGGTTTGCCGACGAGCAGGCCGCGGAGCGGGAGGGTTGGTTGAGCATGATTTTACGCCCGATCATCTTCCTGGGATTGCTGGTGTTGATCGTGGTTTATGCGCTGGACGGCGCAGAGTCGAGTTGGCTGACTGTTTCCCTGCCCAACTGGCTGCGTTGGTTGGGCGTCGGGCTGGGGGTGGTGAGTATCCCCCTGATGGTGTGGGTGCACGATACCCTGCGCGAGTTCTGGTCGACCACGCTGCAAATCCAGGATGAGCACAAATTGGTTACGGAAGGACCGTATCACTGGGTGCGGCATCCGATGTACACAACGCTTTTGATGTTGTTCGTCGGCCTTTCGCTGATCTCTGCCGTCTGGCCGTTTCTCGTCCTTGCGGTCATCATGGTGCCTTTTTTCAACCGCATTGCCGGCAAGGAAGAAACGATGATGATCGAACAATTTTGCGATGCATATCGCAGCTACATGCAGCGAACCGGGCGCTTCTTGCCGCGATTCCGGTAGAATCCGCATTCGCAGAAACAATGAGCTTCCTACGCAAACAATTGGCTGAGTGAATGCAGCTCGGTACGGAAACCATGACGCCTAAACATCAGTTCCTGAATTTTCATTTGGCATTCTTTCCACGGATCGAATAAGTCCAATCGAAAGGTTCTTCCAGCGGGCTCAAGCATGACGGCTATACCTTCGATCTCGGCCCCTCGCTGTTTACCGCACCAGAGATTGTACGAAATTTGTTTTCCTACGCCGGTATGCGCATGGAGGATTACCTGGATCTCATCCTGCTCGATCCCTTCTACCGCATCTACTTCCACGACGGCAGTCACCTGGATTACAGCGGAGACGGCGATCGAATGCGGGAGCAGATGTCGCGCTTCGACCCGCACGATTCGCGCAAATATGAGAAATTCATCGCCCACTCGGGCGCAATCTATCGCTTTATCATCGAGCAGGGTTATGGCTCTCGCCCATTTGATAGTTGGGTGACGATGCTCAAATTCATTCCGCAGGCTCTGAAATTGCAGGCGTTTCTTCCGGCGTATTATCTATCGACCCGCTACCTCTTTCTCGGCGGCAACCCCTTCAATACACCGGCGGTCTATCAGATGATTCCTTATCTTGAAAAAACGGAGAAGGTCTGGTATTCGCGCGGCGGAATGTACAGTCTGGTCGAAGCGCTGGCGGCTGTGTTCCAGAGTCTGGGAGGGAAAATAAGTACCGGGAGTGAAGTCCTGCGCATCCTCGTCAAAGCGCGCCGTGCTTGTGGTGTAGAAACTAGTCGGAAGACCATAAACGCAGACGCAGTGGTTTCCAACGTCGATCTCCAGCACACCTATGGACGCTTGCTGGCGCCCGAGGACCGCCGCAAGTGGAGTGACCGGCGTCTTCGCCGCGTGCGTTATGGCATGAGCGCCTTTTTAATCTATCTGGGTGTCAAGAAGAGATTTCCCCAATTGCTGCACCATACCCTCATTCTCTCCAAACGCTACAGGAGCCTGGTGAGGGATATTTTCGATCGTCGTGTCCTTCCCGATGATTTTTCGATGTACCTGCATGTCCCTTCACGAACCGAAACGGCCATGGCGCCCCCGGGATGCGATTCGATGTATGTGCTCGTTCCGGTGACCAACCTCTCCGGAAAGGTGGATTGGCAGGTGGAAGCTGAGCCCTATGCCCAACGCGTGCTGAAATTTCTGGAGCACGATTTTGGCCTGGCGGGATTGCAGGAAGCCATCGAAGTGAAGAAGGTCTTCACGCCGCTGGACTTTGCCCGGCAGCGTCGTAGTCCAGACTTCCATATTTCGACCGCAAAATCGCAGCGAGGATTTGGAAGGGTTGTATCTGGTGGGCGCCAGTACCCATCCTGGTGCCGGTGTGCCGGGTGTACTGCTTACCGCCGAAGCGACAGAGTCGGTGATCCTGCAGGATTTACCGCCTTCCGTTTGAGCATGCAATGGAATCCGTAGGACGAATCGAAGCCGTCAACAGGATTAAAGGTGATCGTTAGAATCCGCATTCTTATCCTCTACGCTGTGCTCGTTATTGGCGGCGTTATCCACATTCTTGGGCGTTACGCCACGACGATGCTGCAGATAGCCGGTTGGATGCTGATTGCGTTGGCCATCTGGCTGGCCGTGGAATTCATCTGGTGGTTGAAATCGAAGCCGGAAAGCCGCACAGGGCATCGAGACGAGCAACCACATTTTTTGGTGTGGAGTCTTACTGTGGTTGTGTTAACCTGGTCTTTGGAGTGGTTGGGGGTTCACACAGGAGTCATCTTCGGGGATTATCAGTATCATCCCGTGCTGCGTCCCCAATTCGCGGGCGTGCCGCTTGCCATTGGGTTTTCCTGGCTGACCCTGCTGCTTTCGGCTGCGGCGTTGGAACGGCGCCTGCCATTTCGACCGCACGCTGATGCTGCCTTCATTCGCTCGCTGCGTATCGCCGTTTTGCTGCTCGTTTTCGATCTCGTGATGGAACCGGGCGCAGTGAATCTGGGATACTGGCGCTGGCAGGGCGGTGTCGTGCCCTGGAAAAACTATCTAACCTGGTTCGGGATTGGATGGGCGCTGGCTTTTGTCACGCTGCGGTTGGATTTGTGGCGAAGATCGTTCCCAAAAATCGCGCCCCATTTCTATCTGGCGCAAATGGTTTACTTCAGTTTGGTGATTCTAGCAGCGTAGGCAATAGATACTCAAAGGTCGAAAAGAAACCAAAATGCCCTCCCGAAAATCCGGAGGGCATTAATTCTCACGCCGATCGAACCGTCAGGCGAGCACCGGCTCGCGCCCCAGGATTCGGTCGATCTCCTTCATCTGATCCGGGGTCAACGGACCGAACTGCATCGCGCCCGCGTTTTCCTGCACCTGATCGACGGTCTTGAATCCGGGGATGGGCACCGTGCGCTCGCTGGCACCCCAGATCCAGGCCAGCGCGCCCTGCGCCAGAGTCCTGCCGCCGCTGGTCAGGATTTCGTGTATCGCCGCCAGGCGTTTCAACCATTCCGGATTGGGCTTGCCGTCTTTGATTCCTTCGAACCATTCGACCTCGTGGCGAACGTCGTCCTTGCTGAAGGTCGTCTTGGGG from Anaerolineales bacterium includes the following:
- a CDS encoding amidohydrolase family protein; the encoded protein is MEDGFPTASAIAIQGERILAVGEDDAVLAMADDDTQLIDLQGLTLLPGFADGHSHIFKVPEGMTLDEVQDLVLSYGFTSVNEMSSVGHLEQLMQAEADDQLRLRINVFVSYNNSYLDENGNMTLVKYWYPEHGPILDSDRMLRVPGIKIFVDGAGTPGRGCPAMREPYSELSTSADWFRQTCGSEYGDLYWTQEDLNKVVADAQEAGYRVSFHAMGDLGIETALDAIAFALDGQSNLLIRHQIQHSSYLMPDLMERYVAEDILSSVRGYFNTCDQDTYENHVAANRYDLPGLGIHAFLETDARWVHDVNDPTWSSTLNAMVQLYGLVTHQQLRADGTACTPDPWIAEHVISVDQALKMMTYEPIFAVSQEDVLGTLSPGKYADLVILSADPHLVDPDDLKDIEVWMTMVAGQVQYCKPGRDNLCPDLGSSGLPASEPEGSSTESPLEPVIIRLFKEEEHLPAGTPIALTIGWVSDTKAQTEDFLASVSMAGTLDGEPLTGLDDYWGEIGIFEGSYGVENEDYISNWLYPLGVLDPGTHVVEITGTAAWPVTDGADLNEDGILDEYSGEFWHFTVKIVVGE
- a CDS encoding isoprenylcysteine carboxylmethyltransferase family protein, with the protein product METVFRIIFFTLFIALLAIRGYFGWKARQAGHCSWFADEQAAEREGWLSMILRPIIFLGLLVLIVVYALDGAESSWLTVSLPNWLRWLGVGLGVVSIPLMVWVHDTLREFWSTTLQIQDEHKLVTEGPYHWVRHPMYTTLLMLFVGLSLISAVWPFLVLAVIMVPFFNRIAGKEETMMIEQFCDAYRSYMQRTGRFLPRFR
- a CDS encoding carotenoid biosynthesis protein is translated as MIVRIRILILYAVLVIGGVIHILGRYATTMLQIAGWMLIALAIWLAVEFIWWLKSKPESRTGHRDEQPHFLVWSLTVVVLTWSLEWLGVHTGVIFGDYQYHPVLRPQFAGVPLAIGFSWLTLLLSAAALERRLPFRPHADAAFIRSLRIAVLLLVFDLVMEPGAVNLGYWRWQGGVVPWKNYLTWFGIGWALAFVTLRLDLWRRSFPKIAPHFYLAQMVYFSLVILAA